The proteins below are encoded in one region of Rhodoflexus caldus:
- the accB gene encoding acetyl-CoA carboxylase biotin carboxyl carrier protein encodes MDAKEIQELISFIAGSGLDEVNIEAGDFKLQVKRHSEVKGVAVAAPVMAAPQALVAAPVVTQSQPVVAESKPLETAAQPAAESSKKLVAIKSPMIGTFYRSSKPENPPYVNVGDEVRKGQVVCIIEAMKLFNEIESEVEGRIVKVLVDNANPVEYDQELFLIEPF; translated from the coding sequence ATGGACGCAAAAGAAATCCAGGAACTCATCAGTTTTATTGCCGGCTCCGGTTTAGACGAAGTAAACATAGAAGCAGGCGATTTTAAACTACAGGTAAAGCGCCACTCCGAAGTAAAAGGAGTAGCCGTAGCTGCGCCGGTAATGGCAGCTCCCCAAGCCTTAGTGGCTGCGCCGGTAGTTACACAGTCTCAGCCGGTAGTTGCGGAAAGCAAACCGCTGGAAACCGCCGCACAACCTGCCGCTGAATCTTCCAAAAAGTTAGTAGCTATCAAATCTCCTATGATTGGAACCTTCTATCGCTCTTCTAAGCCTGAAAATCCGCCTTACGTGAATGTAGGCGATGAGGTTCGCAAAGGACAGGTAGTCTGCATTATAGAAGCCATGAAACTGTTCAACGAAATAGAATCGGAAGTTGAAGGACGCATTGTGAAGGTATTGGTGGATAACGCCAATCCGGTAGAATACGACCAGGAGTTGTTCCTGATTGAACCGTTCTAA
- the rpmF gene encoding 50S ribosomal protein L32 encodes MAHPKRKISKTRRDKRRTHDKLTPKQTTVCPTTGVEHLPHRAYFFEGNMYYNGKLVSVNAPAETTEAE; translated from the coding sequence ATGGCACATCCCAAGCGGAAGATATCCAAAACCCGTCGCGACAAAAGAAGAACGCACGATAAACTGACACCTAAGCAAACAACCGTTTGCCCTACAACCGGTGTTGAGCACCTGCCTCACCGTGCCTATTTCTTCGAAGGCAATATGTATTACAACGGCAAACTGGTTTCAGTAAATGCGCCGGCAGAAACCACTGAGGCCGAGTAA
- the infC gene encoding translation initiation factor IF-3, translated as MANPRERVEEPFRINEKIRVPEVRLIGENIEVGIYPTAKALEIARQQGLDLVEISPKAVPPVCKIIDYSKFKYEQKKKQKELKAKTHKTVVKEIRFGPNTDDHDFEFKLKHAETFLKEGNKVKAYVHFAGRTIVFKERGEILLLKFAQALEEVGKVDQMPKLEGKRMHVMISPKTVKPAK; from the coding sequence ATGGCAAACCCGCGCGAACGTGTAGAAGAACCGTTCCGAATTAATGAAAAAATCAGAGTTCCCGAAGTTCGGCTGATTGGTGAAAACATTGAAGTAGGTATCTATCCTACGGCAAAAGCATTAGAAATAGCACGTCAGCAGGGGCTCGATTTAGTTGAAATCTCCCCTAAGGCAGTTCCACCTGTTTGTAAGATTATTGACTACTCTAAGTTCAAATACGAGCAGAAGAAAAAGCAAAAGGAACTGAAAGCCAAAACCCACAAAACAGTCGTTAAGGAAATCCGTTTCGGGCCTAATACTGACGACCACGACTTTGAGTTTAAGCTCAAACATGCCGAAACTTTCCTCAAAGAAGGCAACAAAGTGAAGGCATATGTGCATTTTGCGGGAAGAACTATTGTATTTAAGGAGCGCGGAGAAATTTTATTGCTTAAATTTGCGCAGGCTTTGGAAGAGGTAGGAAAAGTTGATCAGATGCCTAAGCTGGAAGGCAAGCGAATGCATGTGATGATTTCTCCTAAAACCGTAAAGCCTGCTAAATAA
- a CDS encoding right-handed parallel beta-helix repeat-containing protein, whose translation MKPIFFCFLACTLIVSVALSPRSWAQTKTNTYSVLPEKDAIYFYVSAANGIDKLPGGTISTPFKTLQFAKNFIRNSRWQFRRHVVIFIREGIYELNEPLVFTTDDDSFGQTRITYAAYPGERVIISGGIRLKPVWETRDNRTYYLAFNNPRISNIYQLLINGKPQPMARYPNRDTLNSTREQFVLDSAYVFTDSAMRISANHLPIKKWLRAGSGILNIMDKSGNANLMYQINDFNAEKQTYILGNGGFQTMQPEVTTGCTYFVENMAEELDMTGEWHYNVSAKMLSYMPPANTDINKATADIPVLSSLIQIRGTDKDPVRNLAFVGIEFYATTPSSFNTFEQMGVSNWATTNSAAFQIEGAEQIIIANCRFRSIGGNAILVKDYNRRHTIFGNDFQAIGNNAIYLTGNSKQLTGSQRNYPADIGIVNNRVLQTGEKIYQSAAICISTAQNIRIQNNDFRHLSSAAICFADNLLGSHQVTGNHITDFGLSVRQKAAVMAYAGEHAYLSLRPIASQTNFATIENNLIASTATSSAFAVWLMEGIQNFNITGNQFMRAGLSFSAGKKRKITNNIWLGSSELHLWAGSDSLSDDEFSMNIISDPTAKRTFAYVLHSSLSPEQSFIKTYNNIWHFNGTLPVQHRLPSGSIQNIPFAEWQMRCETGSLLTDPLLNQDGHITDTSPALQLGIRPLNTTSAGLLLGEFLHEK comes from the coding sequence ATGAAGCCAATATTTTTTTGTTTTCTTGCCTGTACCCTAATTGTTTCAGTCGCACTTTCACCGCGCTCTTGGGCGCAAACTAAGACCAATACTTACTCCGTTTTACCCGAAAAAGACGCTATTTATTTCTACGTCAGTGCTGCCAATGGCATAGACAAATTACCGGGAGGTACTATTAGCACCCCCTTTAAAACTTTACAATTTGCCAAAAATTTTATTCGCAACTCACGCTGGCAGTTCAGGCGGCATGTGGTCATCTTCATTCGCGAAGGAATTTACGAACTCAACGAACCGCTTGTATTTACTACCGACGATGACTCCTTCGGCCAAACACGCATTACCTATGCGGCCTACCCGGGCGAGCGTGTCATTATCAGCGGCGGCATTCGGCTGAAGCCCGTATGGGAAACTCGCGACAACCGCACTTATTATCTTGCTTTCAACAACCCGCGCATCAGCAATATTTATCAGTTGCTTATCAATGGCAAGCCCCAACCAATGGCACGCTACCCAAACCGAGACACACTGAACAGCACCCGAGAACAATTTGTTTTAGACAGTGCCTATGTGTTCACGGACAGTGCAATGCGCATCAGTGCGAACCACTTGCCGATTAAAAAATGGCTGCGTGCAGGTTCGGGTATCTTAAACATCATGGATAAAAGCGGCAATGCCAACCTGATGTATCAGATAAACGACTTTAATGCCGAAAAACAAACTTACATATTGGGAAACGGCGGATTTCAAACCATGCAACCCGAGGTAACAACAGGCTGCACCTATTTTGTGGAAAATATGGCCGAAGAGCTCGATATGACGGGCGAATGGCACTATAACGTATCGGCCAAAATGTTGTCGTACATGCCCCCCGCCAATACCGATATCAACAAGGCAACAGCCGATATTCCCGTCCTTTCTTCATTGATTCAAATTCGCGGAACCGACAAAGACCCTGTGCGCAACTTGGCATTTGTAGGGATAGAATTTTATGCTACCACACCCAGCAGTTTCAACACATTCGAGCAGATGGGCGTAAGCAATTGGGCTACCACAAACAGCGCCGCTTTCCAGATAGAAGGTGCCGAGCAAATCATTATCGCCAACTGCCGGTTCCGAAGCATAGGAGGCAATGCCATCCTGGTAAAAGACTACAACCGCCGCCACACCATTTTCGGCAATGATTTTCAAGCCATCGGCAACAACGCCATTTACCTGACAGGCAACAGCAAACAATTGACAGGTTCGCAAAGAAACTACCCTGCCGATATCGGTATTGTCAATAACCGCGTGTTGCAAACAGGCGAAAAAATCTATCAATCAGCCGCTATTTGTATCAGCACTGCCCAAAACATTCGGATTCAAAACAACGACTTCCGTCATTTATCATCGGCGGCCATTTGCTTTGCCGACAACCTGTTGGGCAGCCATCAAGTTACAGGCAACCATATTACCGATTTCGGCTTATCTGTTCGGCAAAAGGCCGCCGTCATGGCCTACGCCGGTGAACATGCCTACCTCTCACTCCGCCCAATTGCGTCGCAAACAAATTTTGCCACCATTGAAAACAACCTGATTGCCAGTACGGCAACAAGCAGCGCTTTCGCCGTGTGGTTAATGGAAGGTATACAAAATTTCAACATTACGGGCAATCAGTTCATGCGGGCCGGACTCTCGTTTTCGGCAGGCAAGAAACGTAAGATAACTAATAACATATGGCTGGGCAGTTCCGAGTTGCACCTGTGGGCAGGCAGCGACTCACTTTCAGATGATGAGTTTTCCATGAACATCATCTCCGACCCTACTGCAAAACGCACATTTGCCTACGTACTGCACAGCTCTTTATCGCCGGAACAGTCATTCATCAAAACTTACAACAACATTTGGCATTTCAACGGCACTTTACCCGTACAGCACCGCTTGCCATCGGGCAGCATACAAAACATCCCATTTGCCGAATGGCAAATGCGCTGCGAAACAGGCAGCCTCCTTACTGACCCGCTGTTGAACCAAGACGGCCACATAACCGATACATCCCCCGCGTTGCAATTGGGGATTCGTCCGTTAAACACCACATCGGCAGGACTGCTGCTCGGGGAGTTTTTGCACGAAAAATGA
- a CDS encoding YceD family protein, with product MKPFKLYDIDILALKEKTHRYEYKIDDTFFELFEGGLIEHGSCNVVLDLEKSSGVLTLNFSITGTLELTCDRTLEPFTEPTDLQERVFYKFGEEEKELADDVMVIPHGTATINVAHHIYDFISLSVPMKKLHPSLRGDATQQGEDEWEETLLVYSSPVEETDQEVQEDEPIDERWKILKEKFKNLE from the coding sequence TTGAAACCGTTCAAGTTATACGACATAGATATCCTTGCCTTAAAAGAAAAAACGCATCGCTATGAGTACAAGATAGACGATACGTTCTTTGAATTGTTTGAAGGCGGATTGATAGAACACGGAAGTTGCAACGTGGTGTTAGATCTTGAAAAGTCATCCGGCGTACTGACCTTAAATTTCAGCATCACCGGCACCTTGGAACTAACCTGCGACCGCACGCTTGAACCCTTTACAGAGCCGACTGACTTGCAAGAGCGTGTATTCTACAAGTTCGGCGAAGAAGAAAAAGAACTGGCAGACGATGTGATGGTTATCCCTCACGGAACCGCAACAATTAATGTCGCGCATCACATCTACGATTTTATCTCACTGTCGGTACCTATGAAAAAACTTCACCCAAGCCTTCGGGGCGATGCAACGCAGCAGGGCGAAGATGAGTGGGAAGAAACCTTGTTGGTTTACTCCTCCCCTGTTGAAGAAACAGACCAAGAGGTGCAGGAAGACGAACCGATAGACGAACGCTGGAAAATTCTCAAAGAGAAATTTAAGAATCTGGAATAA
- the rplT gene encoding 50S ribosomal protein L20, with product MPRSVNHVASRARRKKILKYAKGYWGRRKNVWTVAKNAVEKGWLYAYRDRKNRKREFRALWIQRINAAARQHGMSYSQFINKVQKAGIELNRKVLADLAMNHAAAFEAIVKAVK from the coding sequence ATGCCAAGATCAGTCAATCACGTAGCGTCAAGAGCACGCCGCAAAAAAATCTTAAAGTATGCCAAAGGCTACTGGGGAAGAAGAAAAAACGTATGGACGGTAGCCAAAAACGCCGTTGAAAAAGGTTGGTTATATGCCTACCGCGACCGCAAAAACCGCAAGCGCGAATTCCGTGCATTGTGGATTCAGCGTATCAACGCCGCTGCACGTCAGCATGGCATGAGCTACTCACAATTCATCAACAAAGTTCAAAAAGCAGGCATTGAGTTGAACCGCAAAGTTCTGGCCGACCTCGCCATGAACCACGCTGCCGCTTTTGAAGCCATTGTGAAAGCAGTGAAATAA
- a CDS encoding beta-ketoacyl-ACP synthase III: protein MAAIRASITGVGGYVPDGILTNKDLESMVDTNDEWIVTRTGIRERHILEKGKGSSFMALKAIERLMEMRPTDPAEIDAIICCTTTPDHVFPATANLIGAAIGAVNAFGFDLQAACSGFLYGLTVGSQMIETGRYKKILLVGVDKMSSIINYEDRATCIIFGDGAGAVFLEPDNSGNGFIDAYLRSDGKGAEFLHMKAGGSLYPASAETVANKEHYVYQEGATVFKFAVTKMAEAVEIIMQKNNLTSDDIAFLVPHQANKRIIDATAERAGLPPEKVMLNIEHYGNTTNATLPLCLWDYRHQLKKGDNLIFAAFGGGFTWGAVYLKWGIEV from the coding sequence ATGGCAGCGATTCGCGCAAGTATTACCGGCGTAGGCGGCTACGTACCCGATGGCATACTGACAAACAAAGACTTAGAGTCGATGGTAGATACCAACGACGAATGGATTGTAACCCGCACCGGTATTCGTGAAAGGCATATTCTGGAAAAAGGGAAAGGCTCTTCTTTCATGGCCTTAAAAGCAATAGAGCGCCTGATGGAAATGCGACCTACCGACCCTGCGGAAATTGACGCAATCATCTGTTGCACCACCACCCCCGACCACGTTTTCCCTGCCACAGCCAACCTGATTGGCGCAGCTATTGGCGCTGTTAATGCTTTCGGCTTCGATTTGCAGGCTGCCTGCTCCGGCTTCCTCTATGGGCTGACCGTCGGTTCACAGATGATAGAAACAGGCAGATACAAAAAAATTCTGCTGGTGGGGGTAGATAAAATGTCTTCCATTATCAACTACGAAGACCGCGCCACCTGTATCATCTTTGGCGATGGTGCCGGAGCCGTATTCTTAGAACCTGACAACTCGGGCAACGGCTTTATAGATGCTTATTTGCGCTCCGACGGCAAAGGAGCAGAGTTTTTGCACATGAAAGCCGGCGGCAGTTTGTACCCCGCCTCTGCCGAAACGGTAGCCAACAAAGAGCACTACGTTTATCAGGAAGGCGCAACCGTATTCAAATTTGCCGTAACCAAAATGGCTGAGGCGGTTGAAATTATCATGCAAAAAAACAACCTCACAAGCGACGATATTGCCTTCCTTGTTCCTCATCAGGCCAACAAACGCATTATTGATGCAACAGCCGAGCGCGCAGGATTGCCTCCCGAAAAAGTGATGCTCAACATCGAGCATTACGGCAATACAACCAATGCAACCTTGCCACTCTGTTTATGGGACTATCGCCACCAACTCAAAAAAGGCGATAATCTGATTTTCGCGGCTTTCGGCGGTGGATTTACTTGGGGAGCCGTTTATTTGAAATGGGGTATTGAAGTGTAG
- a CDS encoding Do family serine endopeptidase, which yields MKNWLQTLSAAIVGGIITIGGYKLAGFDKQEVVVQQNSPAVLTDYRTVPMGTSNVPFDFTVPAAKTTPAVVNITSKIMPVAQNRDRNQRRFNFPFDFFGDIPFGDEDMLNRPQEGTGSGVIISQDGFIITNNHVIDNADEITVTLFDKRTYKAKVIGTDPSTDIAVIKIDEKGLATVPFADSDQVQVGQWVMAVGNPFNLTSTVTAGIVSAKGRNISLLRTRDNAAIESFIQTDAAVNPGNSGGALVNLNGELVGINTAIASRTGSYAGYSFAVPSNLARKVAEDLIKYGTVQRAFLGITITDVDSKKAKELNLPITEGVHVDSVIANGSADAAGLRRGDVIVKVDGNQVKSVPELQESIGRKRPGESVALQIYRNGSPRDIKLTLKSRDGSTTIVKKTSTALDKLGIEVEPASAAELKKINAGSGLKVVKINRGRIMRDTKMREGFIITKVGGRTIRSVQDLNEMLENNSGGVMIEGHYPDSEGKHYFAIGLDD from the coding sequence ATGAAAAACTGGCTTCAGACATTGAGTGCTGCCATTGTAGGTGGTATCATTACCATAGGCGGCTATAAACTTGCAGGCTTTGATAAGCAGGAAGTAGTCGTTCAGCAGAACAGCCCTGCCGTACTGACCGACTACCGCACCGTTCCGATGGGTACAAGCAATGTACCTTTTGATTTTACTGTTCCGGCGGCTAAAACAACCCCGGCAGTAGTAAATATTACGTCTAAGATAATGCCTGTTGCACAAAACCGCGACAGAAATCAGCGCCGCTTCAATTTCCCTTTTGACTTTTTTGGAGATATTCCTTTTGGCGATGAGGACATGCTGAACCGTCCGCAAGAAGGCACAGGCTCCGGTGTAATCATTTCACAGGATGGTTTCATTATCACCAACAACCACGTGATTGACAATGCCGATGAGATTACGGTTACTTTGTTTGACAAGCGCACGTACAAAGCCAAAGTAATCGGCACCGACCCTTCCACCGATATTGCCGTTATCAAAATTGACGAAAAAGGTTTGGCAACCGTGCCCTTTGCCGACTCCGACCAAGTGCAAGTAGGACAATGGGTAATGGCCGTAGGCAACCCGTTTAACCTGACTTCAACGGTAACAGCCGGTATTGTAAGCGCCAAAGGCCGCAACATCTCACTGCTGCGCACTCGCGACAACGCCGCTATTGAGTCTTTCATCCAGACCGACGCTGCCGTGAACCCCGGCAACAGTGGCGGTGCATTGGTAAACCTGAACGGCGAACTGGTGGGTATCAATACTGCCATTGCCTCACGCACAGGCAGCTATGCGGGTTATTCCTTTGCCGTACCTTCAAATCTGGCGCGAAAAGTTGCCGAAGACCTGATTAAATACGGAACCGTACAGCGCGCATTCCTTGGCATCACCATTACCGACGTGGACAGCAAAAAAGCCAAAGAACTGAATCTGCCCATAACCGAAGGGGTACATGTGGACAGCGTGATAGCAAACGGCTCTGCCGATGCAGCAGGTTTGCGCCGCGGCGACGTGATTGTAAAAGTTGATGGCAACCAAGTAAAATCCGTTCCCGAATTGCAGGAAAGCATTGGCAGAAAACGCCCGGGTGAAAGCGTAGCACTCCAAATCTACCGCAACGGCTCGCCGCGCGACATTAAATTGACGCTGAAAAGCCGCGATGGCAGCACAACCATAGTAAAGAAAACTTCAACTGCTTTGGACAAACTTGGCATTGAAGTAGAACCTGCCTCTGCTGCTGAACTCAAAAAAATCAATGCGGGCAGCGGCCTGAAAGTAGTCAAAATCAATCGCGGACGAATTATGCGCGATACGAAAATGCGCGAAGGTTTCATTATTACCAAAGTAGGCGGCAGAACCATTCGCTCCGTACAAGACCTGAACGAGATGCTGGAAAACAACAGCGGCGGAGTAATGATTGAAGGCCACTACCCCGACAGCGAAGGTAAACACTACTTTGCTATCGGTTTAGACGACTAA
- the rpmI gene encoding 50S ribosomal protein L35, with the protein MPKIKSKSSAKKRFHLTGSGRVKRKRAYHNHILTKKETCQKRRLGQKALVSPADEARIKAMLCA; encoded by the coding sequence ATGCCAAAGATTAAAAGCAAGTCAAGCGCAAAGAAGCGCTTTCACCTGACAGGCTCAGGACGTGTAAAGCGCAAGCGTGCTTATCACAATCACATCCTGACTAAAAAAGAAACCTGCCAGAAGCGCCGCTTAGGTCAGAAAGCGCTGGTTTCACCTGCTGATGAAGCACGTATCAAAGCCATGTTGTGCGCTTAA
- a CDS encoding OmpA family protein: MRLTVLLLLLFLFSFASHAQIEWASAVLEFSGESAEAGIAKPYGAQQVLGKPNKLPAHGESPCAWRTATANNNRGEWIKVTFNKLISAQTIVIAESWNPGAVAKIKLYDEAGKEYTVYHNPAPKPIPQKVQMLVLHIAPTPYKVAALRLELQTAAVPGFNQIDAIGISENKIQVGMDVGLNRVKTLNENRIESLGMAVNSEYDEIMPVIAPDGQTLYFVRKNHPDNVRNPFIPQLLNDDIWFTVRKPDGTWEEARHMPAPLNNYSHNYVCTALPDNNTLLLANRYLPEGRCIVGVSVTRRKNNDEWEFPQALAIGDFYNQSPYSEYFMAANQQVLLMAVQRNDTYGGRDLYVSFRQENGAWSVPLNLGAQVNTAGSEITPVLAADNKTLYFASNGISGYGEMDIYMTRRLDETWQNWSEPVNLGPPINTEDWDASYTIDAKGEYAYLVSYHQGIKGSADLFRLKLAQEVRPEQVLLASGRVFNAQTNAPIAAHIVYTNPADDKLLGTANTNPVTGAYQISLPLKQSYGIRASAKGFFSLEERIDLSADSAATQPIVRDLFLVPLEEGQAVRLNNVFFEQGTATLLPDSFTELRRLIHLMNEYPLMEIRLEGHTDVEGNPMLNMQLSKERVQSIRQYLVKEGIAENRITTEAFGSTRPLTRSRDEASKRLNRRVEFRILKVK; encoded by the coding sequence ATGCGTCTTACCGTACTGTTACTGCTGCTGTTTCTGTTTTCTTTTGCTTCACATGCCCAAATAGAGTGGGCATCAGCGGTTTTGGAGTTCTCCGGCGAATCGGCAGAGGCAGGGATAGCCAAGCCTTATGGTGCACAACAAGTGCTCGGCAAACCCAACAAACTGCCTGCACATGGCGAAAGTCCGTGCGCTTGGCGCACCGCAACAGCCAATAACAACAGAGGAGAGTGGATTAAGGTAACGTTTAACAAACTCATTAGCGCTCAAACCATTGTCATTGCCGAATCGTGGAACCCCGGGGCGGTTGCCAAAATCAAGCTGTACGATGAGGCAGGGAAAGAATATACCGTCTATCATAACCCCGCACCTAAGCCCATACCCCAAAAAGTGCAAATGCTGGTGCTCCACATCGCTCCTACGCCGTACAAAGTGGCTGCACTGCGATTGGAACTGCAAACCGCTGCCGTGCCGGGGTTCAACCAAATTGATGCCATCGGCATTTCCGAAAACAAGATACAGGTAGGTATGGACGTTGGGTTGAATCGGGTAAAAACATTGAACGAAAATCGGATAGAATCGTTAGGCATGGCGGTAAACAGCGAATACGATGAAATTATGCCCGTGATAGCACCCGATGGGCAAACCTTGTATTTTGTCCGCAAAAATCATCCTGACAATGTTCGCAATCCGTTTATACCGCAGTTGCTGAACGATGACATATGGTTTACCGTTCGCAAGCCCGACGGCACTTGGGAGGAAGCTCGCCACATGCCTGCGCCATTGAATAATTACAGCCATAATTATGTCTGCACGGCACTGCCCGATAACAACACCCTCTTGCTTGCCAATCGCTATTTACCCGAAGGCCGCTGCATTGTAGGGGTGTCCGTTACGCGCCGCAAAAACAATGACGAATGGGAATTTCCGCAAGCCCTTGCCATTGGCGATTTTTACAACCAAAGCCCATACAGCGAATACTTCATGGCTGCCAACCAGCAGGTGCTGCTCATGGCCGTTCAGCGCAACGACACCTACGGTGGACGCGACCTGTACGTGAGTTTCAGGCAGGAGAACGGTGCATGGAGCGTGCCGCTCAATTTGGGGGCGCAGGTAAACACGGCAGGCAGCGAGATAACTCCCGTGCTTGCAGCCGATAACAAAACGCTTTATTTCGCATCTAACGGCATCAGCGGCTATGGTGAAATGGATATCTACATGACGCGCCGTTTAGACGAAACGTGGCAAAACTGGTCAGAACCTGTCAATCTGGGGCCACCCATCAATACCGAAGACTGGGATGCCTCCTACACTATTGATGCTAAGGGAGAATATGCCTATCTGGTATCGTATCATCAGGGCATAAAAGGAAGTGCCGACCTTTTCCGACTTAAACTTGCACAGGAAGTCAGACCTGAACAGGTCTTGTTGGCCTCCGGCAGAGTATTCAATGCCCAAACCAATGCCCCCATTGCTGCACACATTGTTTACACGAACCCCGCAGATGATAAACTGTTAGGCACGGCCAACACCAACCCCGTTACGGGTGCATACCAAATTTCGCTGCCCTTGAAACAAAGCTATGGCATACGGGCTTCTGCCAAAGGGTTCTTTTCTTTGGAAGAACGCATTGACTTGTCGGCAGACTCTGCGGCCACCCAACCCATTGTCCGCGATTTGTTTCTGGTGCCACTGGAAGAAGGGCAAGCCGTGCGCTTAAACAATGTATTTTTTGAGCAGGGAACGGCCACCTTATTACCCGATTCTTTCACCGAATTGCGCCGCCTGATTCATCTGATGAACGAGTACCCGCTGATGGAAATTCGTTTGGAAGGGCATACCGATGTAGAAGGCAACCCTATGCTTAACATGCAACTTTCCAAAGAACGCGTGCAAAGCATCCGACAGTACCTCGTCAAAGAAGGGATTGCCGAAAACAGAATAACAACAGAAGCCTTTGGCAGTACGCGCCCGCTTACTCGCAGCCGCGATGAAGCAAGTAAAAGACTCAACCGACGCGTAGAATTTCGCATCTTAAAAGTCAAGTAA